A section of the Portunus trituberculatus isolate SZX2019 chromosome 20, ASM1759143v1, whole genome shotgun sequence genome encodes:
- the LOC123506754 gene encoding uncharacterized protein LOC123506754 has product MPPMPFTYATSPGLTLNGRPDPMRGRSTDVCARQSKRQRQMVYSTKGIQHHSIYASIETPETLVALQRCVRTEAWHDFLSGLNHQTSTKSMWHAINRVLKRKPASALHHSPAEYASNLVTAWSTQSRVTSLPEHVQRALRHGADRRALRLMAALLTPDEEDEVEITTAELQRALARGKATAPGDDGITYSVLRLLFKVPVQQLLVVFSCHLIRAESFPCAVQDSFQTFQLATVSSRCALSISTWALQFTSLEPLRDVVFTLSSRISWVASRSASRL; this is encoded by the exons ATGCCACCCATGCCTTTTACTTACGCTACATCTCCAGGCCTCACATTAAACGGCAGACCAGACCCCATGCGTGGACGCTCGACGGACGTCTGTGCGAGGCAGAGCAAGCGGCAGAGGCAGATGGTCTACTCTACCAAAGGCATCCAACATCACAGCATCTACGCCAGTATCGAGACTCCAGAGACACTGGTGGCTCTTCAGCGCTGTGTAAGGACAGAGGCGTGGCACGATTTCCTGAGCGGCTTAAACCACCAGACGAGCACCAAATCTATGTGGCATGCTATCAACAGGGTGCTGAAGAGGAAGCCGGCCAGTGCCCTCCACCACAGCCCAGCTGAGTATGCTAGTAACCTTGTAACAGCTTGGTCTACTCAGTCCCGTGTTACTAGCCTCCCAGAACATGTACAACGGGCCCTCCGCCACGGAGCAGATCGTCGCGCCCTCCGGTTAATGGCAGCCTTGCTGACGCcagacgaggaggacgaagtGGAGATCACTACAGCCGAGTTACAGCGTGCCCTGGCTCGAGGTAAAGCAACAGCTCCAGGCGATGACGGGATCACCTACTCGGTTCTCCGTCTTCTCTTCAAAGTACCCG TGCAGCAGCTTCTTGTGGTCTTCTCATGTCACCTGATAAGAGCAGAATCTTTTCCTTGCGCAGTCCAAGACTCCTTCCAGACTTTTCAGTTGGCAACAGTGTCATCCCGCTGTGCACTCAGTATATCTACTTGGGCGCTCCAGTTCACATCCCTCGAGCCACTCCGGGACGTCGTGTTCACCCTATCATCCAGGATCTCTTGGGTCGCCTCGAGAAGCGCTTCACGCCTCTAA